CACTGATAAAGTTGAGGCGATGTAGGTGTTTTGAAAAGCCCTAATCTCCTGGTTTCTCTcaactgaaaaatttttgccCAAGTATCCAGTTTGGCCTGAGTTTcattaattttcaaaagagcTGGGAGATAATTCCATGAAGCCATTTCTACATTTGCATCTAGCAAATGTTCAAGTATCTCACATTCATGAGAAAATGAAGATTTTAGTGGTGCCATTAATGGATGGTGAAATTTTGTATCATTCGTTTGACTCAGTTTATGAATTTGAGGTAGAAGTTCTTCcagattgttttgttttaacgtaCCAAAGGCGGACAGTTTTTCATAactacaaaagaaacaaactggTTATGACATTGTATCTTGttatgttagaaaaaaaattaatgtacAATTCCATTAGCTCAAGTCTGGCAGAAGCAAATTGAGCAAGTTGGCCAAGTAGATGAACAACAAGCAAATCTAGTTGTGTAACTTTTGAGAACTCTTCTGTCCGTCTACATTCCATTCTTAAAGTATCATAGGCAGATTTCAATGAGTTCTCTTTCCTTAGGAAAGATTTTGGCACAAGAAACAAGAGAGCCATGTATGATTTTTCAGTTGTAGCAAGTTGAGATAAGGTTCCCATGAGATAAGGCCAGATGCCATTTTGATTCTTATTTGTGTCACGTTCCCTATCCTGCATACATATTTCAATGTAGTGTGAATAGCATCTTTAACATTAGACATGTTAACAGAAATCTTCTAAGAAACggaaatgtaaaataaaaaaaaatacgtactACAGCATCTTTGCATTTATCGAACGAAGACTGAGCTAAGCCATTGAAATAGGTCTGAAGGAAATTTTCTTCCCTGTTGGTTGTTGCAAGATCTGCCATTTTCTGGCCATTTCCTTGATGAGAGTTTTCACTGTTTGTAAATGTTCTTTATAGGTTGCAAGCTATAGGAGTGACTGAAAATATGAGATAATGGCCAAAGTATTAGGGAGTGCCTAAAACAGTAAAATAGGTTTTCGACTAAAACGTGAAACTCAAAGTGGAGTTCAAATTGTTGTTCTGCGATTTAGACGCTTTAGGcctttttggcaaaaaaattaataaatagaaaaatatcgTTGCAAGAAAATTTTGGGAAACAAGCGAAACGGTGACGGAAAGCCGCCCTCTTTTGTCAAATATTCAAAGGCACTATTAACATGCGACTATATATGCAAGACTCCTAAGCCTATACACTTCCATTTCAACTTCAACTGTTGAAAAGTATTCGTGGGGTTATGCAACATTTGCTAGATCATCGCCAACCCGCTCAAAAAAAAGTACGAGAGGTGGTAGAAAATATAGCTTGTGCTAATGCCTCTTGGATAAGCCGAAATATTAGAATATTGTTGTAGTTCACGAACGCCTTCAATTTCGGTGAATGTATTGTATGTTCTAGTAATACCTGAGACTCTATGTAGCCTATTGCTGTTCTCAATACTCTTCTTCTTGAATCCAGCGCCTTACTATGCTTTCCGTGCAAATAACCTAAGTACGTACATACGTAAATTTTATGAAACACCATGCCATTGCTATTTTCTTAGTAGCAAAAGAACGACAAGCTTTTTCTGCATGCGGCTCTATGCAATACAATATACTAATAGTTCATTGAGGCAACAGAAAACACGTTGATAAAGTGAAAGCCGTCAACCGTATATTTATTAATTGCAAGAGGGCCGGagcagagagaaaaaaaattctttcagtATTTACAATACACAACAAGAGTGGAGACAATCGAACGTAAGAACCCGTCGATCATGTCATCCAAATCGAAAAACCCAGCccctatttgaaaaaaatattacagaGTACAGAGACGGGTTGAATGATGAATGTTGTAACAGccatctaaaaaagaaatttgacaataaaacaaaagaaatcaaagacaaAACCCTTCTCTATAACGTTATTCGACAAATAacgagaataaaagaaaagccgtTTTCTACAGAGATATGAAAAAGGACGGTCTCCAGGAAATTTGCAATACACACTTAtgcacaatttttgttttgagtggaaaaaagaaaaagaaaaagaaaaaaattaaaagaaaaaaaaaatgttgatctCTGTTTTActgattgaaaaattaaataaactCTGTCATGGTTGGTTCGGCTACACAAGCTTTTTGACATGTTGTCCAATGGTCTCTTTATTATATAGGTCACCCAACGACCCGACGCCATTCGAATTCACACGCACACGTTCACgcacacaaataataataataaaaaaaaacacatacatacacaaaCCTTCCCTAGCACACGCAGTTTGGTTTACATTCTTTCTACaaggaaaagcaaaacagcGTAGAGACCCACCCCAACATGGTTGCTGTCCAACAATGCTTTTCTCTCTAATGTTTTGATAATTACAAAATAATCTAGACTGTGTGAAACTGGGAAGAGCCATTTTAAAGAAAGACACATTTGAAGAATGAAAtgcagagaaaaagaaaaagagacagacCAGGGCCCACttgcaaatgaaaataaaaacgagcggaaaacaaggaaaaacaaacataaacgaaaagaatgtcCAAGTAATAGCCAAATTGACAGAAAAAGGAGCGGTCATATACATTCACGGACAACATCCCAAACTGCGTTCAAACTATGTAAAAGACGGGTGAACGCAGTAGGGAGATGACGGCGCCATCACCGAAGATGCTCGAAAATGACGTCAATTCCACTCCCCGTAGTAAGACGCTCGCGACGGCGCTGCAATTGGGACATAACTGCGCGGTATCGGCAAGCGGCCGTAGATGCGGGAGTAAGCCGAGTCTGTGAGCTCTGTTTCTAAAAGCGGCAAtaaaaacagttttaaaaaattgattgtggatttcaaaaaattgaattaataTCGTCGAGAAGTAAAGTTCATTATGTTGTGTCTAGAGTTCATCGTTTCCTTGCACCCCGAGCCTGCTATATTTATGCTTTCAATCTGACAGCTTTTCTATAGTCAGACAAAACAAGGGCTGCCCATCGGATATTTACAAGATGTTATTCACTGTAGCCATAAACAAAATAGGTTGCTACTTTAGAAACGAGTAACATATCCATAAAAACAGCAACCGCCTGCTATTTTTTCCGTTTGACACGAAGACTATTCATATCACTGGTTGCAAGAATGTACGATCGAAGCGAGAGCAAAATACGttgcaaataaaaatgacaaaTAGAATGCTGCACAGTCTCAGATaactaaagaaaacaagacaaagacagaaggaaagagagagaagcaaCTTTGTCGCAATGCCTTACcagcaataacaaaaaaaatacagcgGAGAGAAAGTAGCCCAACAACCTGGTCATGCATCCCAATAACACTCCCATTCTGCTGCGTCTGGTCgagcaataaacaaaaaagagagaaagaatttGATCACCCATCGATTCACAAAATCGTGGtaacagtttttgttttcattttgtaagaTGCCGTCATGAAGAACACAGCTGGAAGCTGAGCGGAAGAAAgtacagattttttttttctttacattttttaggAAAAATAAGTCTTCATGTCTAAACGGCAGTCAACGAGTAACGGAAAATAGCCATAATGGTCACAACATAGCGGTTACTGATTTTCGTACGAGCGAAAAGCAACCGAATGTAGGATGACGTGAAGACATTATGTGGATGTACCGTTGGGAAATGTTGCCATCTCGGTTGCGGTCGTCGGTTGTCGTCTTTGTGGATATGTAGGTAGCGAACGTAAGGAAATATAAGGAACATATAGgaatggaatgaaaaaaaataaggggaaaAATAAGAGggtaaaaagaaggaaaggaGTAGGGTGGCGTCAGTGACTTCGATTTTTTAGCTGTACGGTGTGCTGAGGGTGCGGATGTTTGCCACAGCTTTCTTGTACGTCTTGATCGTCGTGGCCGTGTCTGTCAGCGTAATATAGAAGAAGTACATGTCAAAGCTGGCCGATTTTGCACTATTTTGTCAGGTTTCATGAGCGCAAATCGACAAGGATGTAGTCAACACAATTTTCATTGCGATTAAAATAGAATACTGAAAAGTCATTGGTACAGGATCAAGTTAGACTAGAAACTACATCTAAACTTCAGTTCGGAACCGGGTAGTATCAGCTTGTCATTCTGAGCGACCCTTTTATAGTTTTGTCCGAACCGAGAGTCCATAAAAAGAAGTTATAGGTCGATAGATGAATGCCAAATacagagtgagagagagagaaagaaacgaagaaagatGAATGGCTAGTCAAGAGCTGAAAGACTTTCTATTCGGGGTAGAATCCAAAGGTACGGTATGGGAATGGGAAAGGACTCACCTGGGCTGTATCCGTGTAATTGGGATGGATGGGAAGGTACCCACGACGTAGGATTGCGTTCGAAAGGATAAGCTTTCCATAACCGGTGGATATCGGGTGTGACGCTGCTCTGCAGCGAGGCTGTGCGTTTCGCGTacgaaaaatgggaaaaagcaAGGGAAATgagatcaataaaaaaaaaaggaaaccaagTCTCGAGCTTTGACGATTTCCTTTCTCACggtcgccatttttctttaagcaTTCCAGCAGTCTTTGTTATCCCACATGACTCCCTTTATTGAAAAttggcaatttttttgtttgtattccttccccctttttttcgtttgtctactttgattttaaaaacagcGACCGTGCGGATGGAAACGACGAGGCTGTGTAGGTGGACGCCAACCATAGGAAAGGGAAAGTTCGTTTCACGTTAGGGAATATAATaatgaatgtaaaaaaaaaaatatcgtgaTTCAGTGCGACACCATAAGACCATAAAACGTGTCACCCAGGTATAAAAAGATGCGTTGTGGACGTTCAGCTAGTTTTATAAACAGTTTTGtgcaatgggaaaaaaaaaaataggcgtCAAAACCAATTACCCATTCCACTGTCGAAGCTTCGCGAATGCCACATTTGATGGGCCTGCATGGGATGTCCGTGGGACAAGGCGGCCTGGTATGTGCCTACGTGAGGAGTCATCTTCATCTTGATTTCAGTTCCACTCTCTTTGACCGGCTCCTTCGTGTTCTTGTTCTTGACAAAGTTGGAGACGCGAGCACGTAGACCGCAGTAATAGGGATCGTCTGTTCAatcgggataaaaaaaaaagaaaaaaaaaagcacgaaTAATGAAACCATGATTTCATGAACGGgggaaaaaagtaaacaaaaataaataaatgaaaaagaaaaagtgcaaCGACCCATACACAATTGATTCACAAAGTACAAAAGATACGGTAAAAAGAGAGAGGTTCACTGTCCCGTCCTTGCCAAGTCATCATTAACGAGTGGAAAGCTGCCCTGCGTCATTATCGCGGTAGCTAGTACCTTTACGAAACCAATCCGttcgtcacacacacacacacatgcatcAGTGAAAGTGCCTCTGTCCAGATTGGACATCGACACAACATGTTGCCACACGCGAAATTGCTACCGGCACTGAGTATCCAATCACGCCAATGTTGAGGGGAACAAAGCCGCAACACCTCGACACGGTTGTTGGATCGTTTGTTCATTAATACTAGGGTACGCACTTGCGGCGCTGATGATTCGTTGTACTTAATTGTAGAAACTCTCACCGTATTTTTTGTCGGTCGACAATAGCTTTTCCTTGCTGGGACGGGTTGTGGCAAAGGCTTTGTATCCGTTCTCGTCAATCTCGTCGTAATCcggctgcaaaaaaaaatcaaggattttttcgttaaatacgcaatacaaaatcaaaatttttttaatcacgGCTCACTCACTTTTGGAATGTTGGAGCCATAGATGCCATTATCGCGTGGTGGCAGCTTTGGTGGTTTGTCGCCACGTTTAGTACCAACGACGCCGTTAGAATTGGCCGGAGCGGAACCGCTTCCGTTGTTGCTGTTGCCGTTGTGCGACGAGCTGCCGCTCGAGCCGCTGCCAGCCACACTGTACGGGTCCTCGTCGGGGATCGGGATGCGCGGTCGGTTGCGGATGTCGTTGCGCTTACTAACAGGTGGCATCTTTGATTTGAGCATATCCATGGCCACAATGTTGACGATCATGACCCAGCAAGGACAGTTGAGCAGCTCCATATCGTTCTTGGCGAAGGCAATGGCCGTGATGCATTGCATCTCCAACTTGCGGCGGTCCGGGTAGGCGCGTTTCAGCTCGCGGGACACGTTCTGCTGGAACTTTTTCATATCAAACAGCTGCGCGACGATGGAATCGTGACGAGAATAGCAACGaaatcaaggaaaaagaacggAAGAACAAACGGAGATTAGTTTCACAGTACGACAGATGGCTCTGAATGTTTCTTTTACCAGGTAACCCTTGCCGAATTCCAAAGCTCCTTGCGGCAGCTTAAGGATGTCGTTGCCGATGCCGTTCTCATCTGAAGTGTTCTTGATGTAGATGTTGCTCTTGGAGACGCGCTTGATGTGGATGTTGCCTTTCTCGTCCATGCGCACCTTGGCGCCCTCGCCGATTTGACGCTTGGCCTCCTCGGTCCGGTTGTCGCGCATCGGGTTGTCGAAACCGTTCAATCCGATCCTATACGAATGAAGGGCAAAAAGCGAAAGGACGAATTAATATCAATACAGGCCTCCCGCTTATACGAGCACATTTAATCATTTTGTAAATCAAATTGCTGAACCGAAAGTTCCACCGTTATCATCAGCTGTGGCAttctttggtttttatttcttatttttttccatttggcTGCATCTCGATTTGTGTGTCAATGGAACGTGGGGGCCTGGaaaggctctttttttttccttataaGGCCGTCACCTGGCGCGCGTCGCGTAGGCATCTGCTGCTAGCCCGGCAGATATTTCTCGCGTTTTACCGTGGCTGTCTCGCGTTTTGGCTGGATGCCAcggttttctttctcttcaatgcGCAGGATCCCGTTTGACACATTTGGTTACACGTACACGAATCCGTGTAAAGCGGAGAAAAATGGGTCACTTTGGCCAAGTGAGCGCGCAACAAATAGATCAACGCGCAGTGCGTGCAGCGGAACAAGCTGGTGAAAAGAGTTGGCTCTATTGCGTAGTTGTCACTCGAGTGTGGTGAATGCCCAATCGTATGTACATTTAGCGCGATTCGAtggaaaggaaaggaaaaaaaaaaaaaaaaacgcagacACGAGAGAAATGTCGAGAATCAACTTTCGCCCCCTCGAGCTTGATTCTTCAGCGATGAGGGGACGGATAACGACCGTGTACTCACGGGACGATTGAGGCTACGCGGAAGAAGTCGACTTCCCTATTTCACGTCATGGCGCAAGTGGCCGCCGTCCCTCTCGTCAtcagcaaagaaaaagtcggCAGCGCGTTTCACACGGTGCGCGCTTGCGCGTTTTGCTTGACCGCTCCTTCGATGACTGACTACCATCGCTGACCAACTTCATATCGCATGCAAACAACGATGGAAGCAAGAAATGGACACAGCGACAGCACAAGAAACGGAAGAGATAGACGCcactttttcttcctttaaatTCTTTGAATCGAAAGTTTGTTGGCCCTCTCTGCTTTTTGTTGATTGAAGGCTCGTTTACGCACTGGAGGTTCGGTCGGTTGGAAAATGATACGGCTGAGTAACGAGAGGTGATTGGCCAGGAATAAtatgcaaacaaacaaaaaaaaaaaagagaaaatgtagTGAAATGGTTACCGAAAACCGTCGAATCCATCGTCGCTTCCGTTAATCTGAATGGGAATGGCCCTGGCGTACGCTTTGGCCACACGACGATTGCGCTCCATGACGATGAGCTTGGCCCAGATTTCGTCGTCGATTTGATGCCATTTGTCCAGCACCTCTTGGATGTGATCctaatcaaatcaaatacaaaaataaacaacaaacgtCAATAAAGAATTTCAGCGCCAGCAAAATAAAACCACAAAATTTTCAAGATAATTCTATTAGCACCAGCCATGGATTTACAATCAAGCAGAGGCGCTGAATCGAATCGAGTCACGCTCCGTTGATTTAGAAAGTCTCAACAGAGAATTATTAACAACGGTCGTAAACGGATGCGATCAGTGACGATCACAATATTGAACGTCTTATACCCACCCttcgttcccttttttgtgcAACGAGAAATCGATATCGTCCGTGCATTGGAGAGGAgacaaacaatgaaaaacagaGGGAACGCAGCTTCCATCTTCACGATGCTCTTGTATGGCCATCACCCAAAAGTGAAATGTTTGAGGCACGCGTTGAAACATGAAGACATATTTCtgttcatctttctttttccccctttcaaaaataagaaagaagagatcGGAATCGACGATCCGTGAGCCATGACCGCCGTCCGGAGTCAACACGATCCCGAGCCACACAATAAAAGTTCCATCAAAACAAACATacagagagggaaaaaagcgtaaaaattgaagggaaataaaaaaaaaaaaaaaaaaaaagacaagagaagaATAGAAAATAAGGCAAAAGACGAGTATGCAcgtacaataaaaaaaaaaaaaagagagaagagagggAATCACGCGACGTGGCCCCAAAAAAAAGTCACACGGACTCGGCGCGTCCCTGACTCAGCAGTCAGCGCTCGTTcaagaaaacacgaaaaagtGAAAGGATCTTGGAAAAGAATATCTACAGCTAGTGCAAGTGTCTATCTTCTCTTTCTATTAAAGTCGATATCGGGGggtcgtgtaaaaaaaaaatggagaaataaaaaaaaaactaggggaaaacaagacacaaaAAACATGACTGCTGGGAAAGAAAACAGACGCGGACATGACTTTCGTTTCGTTCCGACACGTTCGAATGGCGCGCCAATTGCCAGGCAGAACCGCGAGATGTGGatgaagcaaaataaaataaaaagaaattgcctttttttcatATTGCTTCTAATGGTTTCTTGTGTTCTTTTCAAGTTGAAAAGGAAAGGCCAGAAGCTTTTCAGCTGGGTGGTAGCTAGATAGGGATAATAGTTCATCGTCacttgctttgtttttttttatttaacaggCTACCCACAGAACCGAGAAATATGACGCAATTTTGGGCCGGTAATGTTCATATATTTCTCGTCTGACGGAATCGCTTGGCTGCATGGAatatccatttaaaaaaaaaaaaaaggaaatacaacagaaaatgaaatgaaacgagaGACATAAGATTATCTTTCCACGCGATGCCCACTCTGTCCTTGGATagttgacaatttttttttttctcgtgacATTTCCCTGCTATTATTAcgcctctctttctctttttctttgtcgtcgttttttgtgtttttgttggattttgttgtttttcccccttccTTCCTCTGAACAGAATGTGTAATTAGATGAGCTCGGAAAGCTATACATCTATTCGGCTTCTTTGCTCTTCAATCTCCATTCTCTTCCGTGAAGTCGTGAACCTGACGCTTGACCCGCTTAAACATAAATACACGTCACAACCTCTTTGAGGGGGCAAAACCAAACACGAACGAAATCTACGGTTACTTCTAGAGTCTAGCCTCTACGAGGTCTCGAATGCGCAGTTCACATTTATAATACGCTACATAGTCATTTTCTGTCATCGAAGCATGACGAATAGGCAACGGATACGGGCGGAGGAGCGAGGATGGAAGTTGTAACTACCCAATTCCGTCATTTAGACCCTTTCACTTTCCACCATTTCCTGGTGTGCTTTATGAAAGGGCGCTTCGTTGTCGTCGGACACGAAAGCAAAACCATTCAACCTTCCAAGTTGACTTCCTCGTTTGTTCCCACCATAAGATCATTATCGTGTCTCTCAGTGTCTTTTGACTTTCCACATGGTTCATGAAGGAATTCAGCGTTTGTCCCTTGGCAATTTTCGGTTACCGAAAGTCATGCCATTTCCTCAGCGTTGTCGAGTTCGCTGCGCTATGGTTTGCCCATCGAAAGTACAAGTGGGTACcagattttaaaaatacctATAACCTTGATATTGAGAAATATGTCGACATTTCCTCTTGACCAACTGGCATCCATCAACTGTTGCGAGAAGTTTACACAAGCCGTTCCAGTAGGTTCTATGAACTCTGAACACGAAATGCCAAACACACAATTTCTCCCCCCTATTCTTCTCTATTTAActcgttttattttcctttagaCTACGCATTGCCACACAGAAATCAAAACACACGCATTACAACCCACCCACGTTCTTCTGCCTCCCACTCCCATGTTCCTGTCTATTGTGttgatttcaatattttctttttgaatgtgTGTTAACCTTCGCTGCGGAAGAAAGATCACCGACAAGAAGAAACACAACAAATTGCGGAGGTTACTGTTCTCGACGCGGGTCTTTGCAGCCCCCCCGCCATCAGCTTTAGATACGTGCATTAAAATCCCGGGACCCCCCccaccaaaagaaaatcctcCCTTCATCTTTTATCTCCATCTCCATCTCTCAGCCACCTACACAGATCTTTTCCCTAAGTGAAGTCGATTCACTATAGGAACACGTTGTACGTCTAACGTGTGTATAatctcgtgttttttttttctttcttcaaattttatttagtgAACGCGTACTATATTGCGCACACACAGCTTAGGAGGGGGGGTGTCCAACCGATGGCGGATCTTGACTTGGCAAGTGGAGGGGGGTCCTTCACGGTAGGTACATAATAACTACAATATACTATATGGCCAGATTtctcctcttttctcttctggAGTTCCACACAGGacgggggagagaaaaaaaaaaaaaaggtcacgCACGGggtggggggaaaaaaacgaacacaAAAATGTCGATTGTTACGTCGACCAGCACACAAAACACAACAAGGACCACTATATGGTACCATCATCTCTCTTTTtgactgcttttttttttctggtccTCTTGTTGTGTCTGCGTGTGTTATGCCGGCCTCTCAAAGTCAGACAAATAGATGCGAAGGCCCCGTATATATCAGATGGAGTTGAGCGattatttacgttttttacCTTTGCATAGACGTATTCACCCCCGTCGAGAGCCGAGGAGCTCTCCGCGTCCCCAACTAATAAACCTCTTTTCCACTCGTAAGTCATAAAAGTTTACGAGCTTTCTCTGGGAAATGTGAATAAGTAGACAGACACAATAAGGAGTGTAGGAATAAATAGGGGGGATATTTGAGACAAAACGAGTGCTCTTTCTGTGACGACGAGACAGTGGCCCTTTTCCCGTGTTTCGTCTATTCCTTTCGGTTCCTATCACTCTCAGCTCGCAATAATATCAGCGTGAATGATTGGCTAGTCCGTTCGGAT
The nucleotide sequence above comes from Daphnia carinata strain CSIRO-1 chromosome 3, CSIRO_AGI_Dcar_HiC_V3, whole genome shotgun sequence. Encoded proteins:
- the LOC130685630 gene encoding uncharacterized protein LOC130685630 isoform X6 → MLSAVVVVFFYLFSSWEKDSEKNSGPAIGQDMVSRRRILSRSRDDLHLDNFPEEEDDVWHIKEKLYKDHIQEVLDKWHQIDDEIWAKLIVMERNRRVAKAYARAIPIQINGSDDGFDGFRIGLNGFDNPMRDNRTEEAKRQIGEGAKVRMDEKGNIHIKRVSKSNIYIKNTSDENGIGNDILKLPQGALEFGKGYLLFDMKKFQQNVSRELKRAYPDRRKLEMQCITAIAFAKNDMELLNCPCWVMIVNIVAMDMLKSKMPPVSKRNDIRNRPRIPIPDEDPYSVAGSGSSGSSSHNGNSNNGSGSAPANSNGVVGTKRGDKPPKLPPRDNGIYGSNIPKPDYDEIDENGYKAFATTRPSKEKLLSTDKKYDDPYYCGLRARVSNFVKNKNTKEPVKESGTEIKMKMTPHVGTYQAALSHGHPMQAHQMWHSRSFDSGMDTATTIKTYKKAVANIRTLSTPYS